A single genomic interval of Danio aesculapii chromosome 5, fDanAes4.1, whole genome shotgun sequence harbors:
- the selenoe gene encoding selenoprotein e → MWLTLVALLALCVAGRTAENLSESNDEEDKLVIARGKLVAPSVVGUSIKKMPELYNFLMERWALYHNLEYDSGEDKNPRLIFYNDKDEEVKVVPVKKMKADEISSLLDSLGFYKRSEKGEEVPEEFKHFPLRAPRDEL, encoded by the exons ATGTGGCTCACACTGGTGGCCCTCCTGGCTCTGTGTGTGGCTGGGAGAACAGCTGAAAATCTTTCAGAAAGTAACGATGAGGAGGACAAGCTTGTTATAGCAAGAGGAAAGCTGGTG GCTCCCAGTGTTGTGGGATGATCCATAAAGAAGATGCCAGAGCTCTATAATTTCCTGATGGAGCGATGGGCATTATA TCATAACCTGGAGTATGATTCAGGGGAGGATAAAAACCCACGCCTCATCTTCTACAATGACAAGGACGAGGAAGTCAAG GTTGTTCCTGTGAAGAAGATGAAGGCAGATGAGATCAGCAGTTTGCTGGATTCTCTGGGTTTCTACAAGAGGTCAGAGAAAGGCGAGGAGGTCCCGGAGGAATTCAAACATTTCCCCCTCAGAGCTCCCCGGGACGAGCTGTGA